A window of Rufibacter tibetensis genomic DNA:
CCAGAGAGAAGTCGGCGGATGGGCGAAAAACAAACCTTATCACCATGTCTTCACTGAAGGGGAAAAAGCACAGTTCACCAAAGAAAGGCAGGAAATCGGGGCCACGTTCGACAACGGGGCAACCATCACGGAATTGAAGTTCCTGGCCAGGGTGTATGCCTCCCAGAAAGATGAGCGGTATAAGGCCGCCTTCGAGAAGGGGCTCGCTTACGTGCTGACCGCCCAATACGGAAACGGCGGCTGGCCCCAGTTCTTCCCGCTGCGCCAGGGGAGCAGCGTGGCCTATGCCTCGCATGTCACCTACAACGACGACGCGATGGTGAACATCATGAAGTTCCTGCGGGACATCCACGGCGACAAGGGCGATTACCGGGCCCTGCAAGTCCCGGGGGCCACAAAGGAAAAAGCAAGGGAAGCCTTCGACAAGGGCATCGGTTGCATCCTCGCCTCCCAGATAAGGGTAAACGGGAGACCGACCGTGTGGTGCGCCCAGCACGACAGGAATACCCTTGTCCCGGCCAATGCCCGCAAATACGAACTCGCCTCCTTCAGCGGGGCAGAGTCGGTCGGCATAACGCAGCTGCTGATGGGCCTGCAGAATCCCTCCAGTCAGGTGATCGCCGCCGTGCAGGGGGCGGTGGCGTGGTTCGAAAAAAACAAGGTGGAGGGTATAAGGCTGGAGAAAAAAACAATAGAGGGCGGGAAGAGCGACCTTACCGTGGTACAGGACAGGTCCGCCCCCGCCATATGGGCGCGTTTCTATGACCTGAATACCCAAAAACCGTTTTTCTGCGACCGTGACGGGGTCATGAAATTTTCGCTTGCCGAGATCGGGCATGAGCGCAGAAACAACTATGGATGGTACACCGATACACCGCACAAGATTCTTCAGGCATACCCTGGCTGGGTGAAGAAGTGGGGTGTGAAATAGCCTTCAGGTCTCCCAATCCAATGCCGTTTACGGGCAGTGGAGCGGAAGGGCTCACTTGGTTTGCCCTGTTTTCCACGTCTACTGCCCCACCACAGGCCACCTATGCCTCCCTGGTCCGTATTACGGGCTTTGTAAAAGTAAACTAACCTCGAGATAGTGGGGTTTGGGGGGCTCAATTCTGCTGCCTTGATTCCTCCACTGAGAAATTGCCTTTTTCACAGTTGGTAAACCCGTAGCGGCAAGCCGCGTAATAGGTGGAAAAGTACCCCATAATCCTTCCGTCCTTGATCAGAACGAATTTTCCATAGGGTAATACCGGGATGCTTTCCTCTTGGTTGACATTGCTGCCGAGGGGTAGGGAATTGAACATAACAGGGGGAGGTAAAAGCCAAAGATAAACGTCCTTCGCTTTTGTCTGGTTAATTCTTTGTTAATCTTCAAATGACCTTAACATTCTCACCAAGCCGGTCATCACCATCATTTTGGACCTGGCCCGGATTGAGGGCAAGCAACTGAGCATGTAGTTCAAGTTCCGTATCCGAAACCACAAGGCAGGCGGCCTATACACGTGCAGGGAGGTTGACTCAGCGGAAGGCAGGGATGAGCTCCTGGGCTAATAGAATTTGAGGATTAAGTATTCAATGTTGGATAGGCCTTATCAGAAGATCACCAAACTGACCGGTGCCGTCCCTTACACCATCTCTAAGGTGAAGAAGGCGATGGCCAAAGGGGAAGTGAAGAAGCTCCAGTCTACCCTCGACGGCTTGATGGAACTCCTGAGGTACCAGGGCACCACTGGTCCTGAGGCCCTGTTCCTGCGGTTCGGGGAGGTCTATTATGCGCTTGAATACGGGTTCGCAGGGGTAATCAGGGAGCTACAGGCGGAAATCCGCACTGACTTCGCCGAAGGGGAGACGATCGTCTTACCTTCGGCCTACCTGGAGAGCATTCTGAAGAACCTGCTGGGCAACGCCTTGAAGTACCGTTCCCCCGACCGCAAGCCACAGGTGTGGGTCTCTACCACCATGTTGCCAGGCCACGTGTTGCTGAGAGTGCGGGACAATGGGGTGGGCATAGACCCGGAAAAGCACCGGGACCAGCTTTTCAAGCCTTTTGAGCGCTTCCATGCCTCCACGGAGGGTACGGGGCTGGGACTGCACATGATAAGCAACATAGTCCAGAGGAATGGCGGGCATATAGAGGTTGAAAGCCAACCCGGGCTAGGCACCACGTTCTCCGTCTATTTGCGGGAATATCCCTTGCCCGGCGCGTAGGGAGATTTCCCTCCGGGTACATTCCCCCCTGAGGCTAAATTGGAATGCGGCAGCTTACTGGCATAGCGTCTGCCCCACGCTTTCCCTACCTGGTGACTTTCAGCGCCTCCTCTATGTGTCCATGGTAAGCACGGGAAGTTAAAAGGCCGTGACAAAGTGGGTTCTGCGGTCCAGGGCACGCCCATTCCTGGTGCTGTGCGAAGGATGGTATGCACAGAGGGGTTCTGAAGAATAGAATCCCCATCATCCATAGTCCCGTGAACAACTTGGCGTAATACCAGGAATGAAGCAATACCGGTCTGACCCAATTAGGGGTTAGCGGGCAATTTCCTGCTGCGCCACTCTGTCGACCCTGGCCTTGCCGGCGAGATCCCTTCTTTCCGCCCGGTCGGAAGGATGCTCGAGAACAGAATTCCCTTTCTGGTTCCCGACGGCATCCAGGGCCCGGGAGATTTTTCCGATCTCCTCTTGGTTTGTCCGGTAACGCACGGACATCTCCGAGAACCTGGCCCCTTCCTGCCGGATGCTGTGGATGTCCCCGACCATTGCCCCGCTTCGCTCCAGGGTGTCCCTCACAGCCTCGGCCCTTCCTTTTGCCCCATGGCCCCGGTCGATCTCCTTCACCTGCACCATGGCTTGCTTTTCGGTTCCCGCCTCCTTTTCCATCTGTTTTTGGGGGGAGACCGCCGGAGAGGTGCCGGCAGGCAGTCTTTCCTGGCCAGCCTCGCCGGGCTGCCGTTCCCGAAGGTGGCGCTCCGTTTCTTCCAGCCGCGCCTGCTGCCGAATCTGCTCCGGGGTGAGCCCTTGGAGGGTCAGCTCCAGGTCCCGGTTGAAATCCTTGGAGAGAGGATAGTCCACCCGAATGAAATTCGCCGGCTGGCGCTCGGTTTCCGGCCGGAGCTTTTCCCGCTGTCGGTACAGTTCCTGGCTCAGGATCTCCAGTTGGGCCGTGTCTGCCCGGGCCGCACTCAGCTTCACCACCGTATCCTTCTCCGTGGACCGCTGGATGGTCACCTCGATACTGGGTTCCTCCTGGGAGGAGTTGAGATGGGCAGCCTGCCGGAGCAGGGGCTGGACGATTTTCTCCCCCTCCTGCGCCGAGGCATGGTGAAAATCCACCCGCAGGTTCGTATGGTAGCGCCCCAGGGTCGCATGCCAGCTGATCGGCCGGGCCGCTTCCCCGTAGGCCTCCTGGTCCGCCAGGGGCCGGAAGGAGCGGGCCATCTGCAGGTCGTTCAGGTAGTTGATGTTGTAACGCCGGCCGGCCGCATCCCGGTCGTCCGCCAGCACGATCTCGCGGGGCACCTGTTTGTCGATGATCCGCTGGATCAATTCCGTTTGCCTTTCCGTCACCGTGCCCGCAGTGGCGATGTACATGGTGTTTTTGCCGTCATGCTTCAGCTGATGGTAACTCATCGCGTCTATGGCGCTTTCCGTCACCACCAGTCGCTCAATGGGAGTGCCCTTGCCCTGAGTGGGGTGGGACACCCAGATGCCGTCTTTGGGCAATTCCAGCAGGCTCTTGAAATCTTTGTTTTTCTGCTCCACGCTGGCCAGCCCCTTTTCATTGTACAGGGGAAAGGCGGTATTACGGTGACCGTTCTGCTGGCTGGTGAAGACGCGGCCCTGGAAGGCGGGATTGTCGATGGTGGCGTCGGTTATCCCCCGGCTATGCAGGTAACTGCGGTCACTCAGCTCCCTGCGCACCCCCAGCACCTCGGAGATCAGCCGGGTCCTCCGGATTTCCTCGTCATCCGGCCCCTCTTTCCCCTTGCCTTGGGAAGAACCGGCCCCTGAGGAGATTGGCCCGGTGTCTCCCACCGGGAGTTGCGGGGGGGAAGGGTTCCCGTTGAGGTACTCCCGCAGATGCAGGCGCACCTCCCCCAGGTTCATGTTTTCCCGGGTTTTCACGAAATCGATGATCGTGCCCCGGTCCCGGTCATCCCCGGGGTTGAGGTAGACCTGCTTGTGGTTTTTCCGGGAGATGATGAGGTGCTCGCCGTCGTGGACGAGGTGGTGCCAGTCCCCTCGCTTTCCCTGGGACTTGAGCTGATAGCCCTGAGATTGGGCATAAGCGACCAGGTCAATGTCCTGTTTGAAGCGTTCAAGTTCCTGGGGATCGTTTTCCAATGCTTTCCTTTCCATCATGATGATATAGGGTGAAAAACAATATTCCTGAAATTGCGGATGGGGTAAACCCGCCGACCTCCCCGGTACCGACCAAAACGGGGTTAACGGGGCCCGTCCTTGGAAAGGCTGTCGATGTAGGTCAGCTGGTCCCTGAACTGCAGCAGCTCCTGCTGCCCGGGAAAGAGAAAAAGGTAGCGGTCCTCCTCGCCCGTCGCCACCGGGTTCTTGGAGGCGGTGGTTTCAAAGGAGAGGGCGGCCAGGAGGCGCTGGAGAAGGCGGTGCTCCTTCCGTTTCAGCATCCCGTTCTTCAGGTTCACGACCGTGGTGTAGGGAAACGTGTGCTGCTCACAGAAAGGCTTCAGCTGCCCATGCCCTAAGACCTTCAACCGGTATTGAATGTAGCGTAGCACATCTGCATACAGTACGAATAGGGTAGGGTCCGGGAACCCCAACGGTTTTATGATCTCATTTGAAGGCATGATTGAGGGTGTTGGACAATCCACAACCTCAGCCGGGGGAAGCGCTCAGGTACCAAATGGACAGTCAATGTCAATATTTGCCTACAATGTATGATTATTTATCAAATGATATAAAAACAATATCTTAAAAATCAGTTTGTTACCTTCAGGCGGAAGGCACTGTGCCTTTGGGTAGTAAAACGTATAATTATATGATAAGTTTTGAATAATATTTTACTAACTTTTATATAACTTTTCACTACCTGGAACGTTTAAGGGATACCATGGCGCATCAAACCTTCCTTATTGGTTTAGTGCTCGTCCCGGCACTGTTGCTGATAGTGTTGGTTTGGTGGAGATTTTATGGCAAAGGCAGGGTGGCCCCTGAAAGCGGCTCCGGCCTCCACCGTTTCCAATGTATCCCAAACCGTTATTATGATGTCAGCGATTTCATTGATCCGATTCCCAATGCGGAGCCATCCGAACATGGTGGAATACAGAATATCATAGAGGAGTTGCTGGAGGGGGCCGAACCCCAGCCAGATTCCTGGGAGGAAGATTCCATCATGGGAGAGGGGCACCTTGCCCCCTCGTGGGAGCAGGCGAAAAACCCTCCAGGCAGCCCTGATCAATCTAAACCTGTTTCTGATACACCTGAGTCTGGCCTTTTCCCCGAGGATGGCCTCCCTCAGGAAACATCGCCACCTCCGCCGGACCCTTCCCAAGGCAGCCCGGCCACCCCGGAAGAAGGGGATGACGCCATTGCCCCCTCTCTATTCTACAACGCGGTGACCGCCCCGGCCGAGACGGAGAATGACTCCCTAAACCGGCAGGCCGTCGCCGCGCACCGCGCCCGCAGAGGAGCCGCCCTGCGGGCCAAGCTGACAAACCAGAAAGAGGCACTGGGAGAACTTTTCCTTGGAGGCCCAACGGTTGCAGACCCGGGGGACAAAGCGTCCTGAACGCCGGCAACCGCCCGCCCAGGGAAACCTGACAGTTATTATCCATTAACCTTAACCTATAAGACCAATGTTTACCAAACAGAGAAGTTGGGGAACAGGGCTATGGGCCCGTTTCTCGGAGAATACAAAGTCAGTGGCGCTGCAGGCGCTTACCTACAGGGCCTCCCCCTGGGAAAAACGGGCTATGTCCATCGCCCTGTGCCTGGCCATGGCGCAGCGGGCCCAGGCACAGGGTGGGACCGCGGCCGCGCTGGAAGGAGTCCAGGAGACCATCATCACCATCGTGCAGATCCTCTTTTCCATCATCCTGGTGATTGGCCTGATCCGGGTGGTGATGAAATTCATCAACGGGGCCCCGGATGCCCTTTCCTCACTGGGTTGGCTCGTCGGGGGGGTGATCCTGTGGTTCGGCTTCCAGTTCTTCAAGGATGACCTGGTCGGGACCGTGGGAGGGGAAGGAGGCGTGAGATAATCTTCCCCCATGCGCTCCTATCGAAGCATTGAGAGACCGGCCCAGGTACTGGGGATGAACCTCATGGACCTGGGCCTGGTGGTAGGGCTGTTCATAGGGTCGGTGCTGCTGCTCGGGCTGCTGAACCTGCTGCTCCCCGTCCCGCGCCTTGTCTATTTGGTGGTGTTCCTGCTGGAGATAGGGCTCCTGTCCGTGCTGCGTCTGCTCACCAGGACCCGTCCCCCCGGATTCCTTTTAGGCTGGCTGTCCTACCGCTTCCTGCAGCCGCGGCGCATCGCCGTCGGCATCTTTCCCAAAACCTTGCAGAAAAATGAGAAAAGAAAGAACCGTTCCGTTTGAGGCCGTCATGCCGGTGCATTCCTTCGAGGGCAACAAGGTTGTTTTCAAGGATGGCCGGGTAGGGGTCGGTTTCCAGGTGGAGCCGGCGGAGATGGAAAGCTGGACCCCTCAGGATTTCACTTCCTTCAACCAGGCCCTGCTGGGAATGATGCGGCCCTTGCCGGTCAATACCATCATCCAGAAAACGGATATCTACTATGACCGCCCCTACCGGGCAGACAAAAGGGAACAGACCTACTTCGAGGGGAAAATGAACAAGCACTTCTTCGAGAGGCTGGTGCTTTTCCAGAGATCCTACCTGTTCCTGAGTTTCGCCCCCGTGGAGGGGAAGCCCGTCAGGACGAATGCCCTGAACGCCCTGGTTTCCCGGATGGGGGAATCCCTGATCAGGAACCCCTTCGAACGCGTGGCCAACACCCTGGAGCTGGCCGAGTCGGCGGCCCAGGAGTTCGCCGCAGCCCTGGCCGGGACCGGGGAGGTGCAGGTCCAGCGGCTGGGCACGGAGGCGATCAGGGACCTGTATCACCAGTACTTCAACCTCCAGTTCGATACCGTCCCAAAACGGCAGGAGCGGGAAATCTCCAACGGGGCCGGGACCCTGGCGGTGGGGGAGCACAAAGTGTCGATCCTCTCCCTGGTGGGGCAGGGAAGTGAGCAGCATCCGGCGGTGCGCAACGGCTACGGCGTCACCGCCCCGATGGTCTACCCCCTGACCGTCTCGTTGCCCTGCCCGCATGTCCTGACGCAGGCCTTCCTCCTCCAGGATACCCGGGCGGCCCTTTCAAGCCTGGACACCGACCGGAAACTGAACACCTCGCTGGCCCGGCTGGCCACGCAGGACAACCAGCTGCGGGCCTTGGAGATAGAGCAGTTCACCGCCGAGGTGCGGGCGGGCAGCAAACAGATCATCGGCCTGCACCTCTCGGTGCTCCTTTGGGAGGCGAACGATTTCCTCCGGCGGGAGAACATCGAGAAAACGACGGCCGCTTTCCGCAGCATCTTCGGCATGGAAAGCGTCGTGGAGTCCCACCTGTCCCTGCCGCTGTACTTCGGACTGCTGCCGGGCAACGCCTTCCAGATCCCGGACAGGTGGCTGGTGACCAGCGCGGACCGGGGCGTGTGCCACATGCACTGGACGGCGACCTACAGAACGGACCGGGTGGGGGAATACTTCTGCGACCGGCAGCGGAACCTGCTGCAGGTGAACTTGTTCAACACGGACCTGGATAACCAGAACGCCATCGTGATCGGCCCTTCCGGCTCCGGGAAAAGCTACACTTTCGGCTACATTGTGGTGCAGCGGCACGAGCGGCAGGCCCGGCAGATCCTCATCGACATCGGGGGCACCTACCGCAACGTGGTCCAGTCGCTGAACGGGGCGGACTTCGGGAACACCTACTTTGAGTATGACCCGGAGAACCCCATCGAGTTCAATCCCTTCCTGGTTCCCCGCTCCCCGGATGGCACCCGATGGCGCTACTCCGATGAGAAGCTGAACTTCCACCTGGCCCTGCTGGCCGTCCTGTGGAAGGGCGGCGGGGACAGTGCCCCCCTGAGCAAACCCGAGAGGGCAATCCTGAGCCGTTTCCTGATCCAGTACTACAAGTACCTCAACGGGGAAGGCGACGGAAGCCAGGGCGAAGGGGAAATGCCGGGCATGGCGGGCTTCCTGCGCTTTGTGCGGAGGTTTGACGACGACATGCGCCGCCCCGCGGAACACCCCGACGGGAAGGGGGAGATGCGGGAGCAGTACAGGAAGGACATGGCGTATTTCGACCTCCACCAGTTCTTCCTGGTGCTGGCGCAGTTCACCGAGGGCGGCCGGTACGAGAAGGTCCTCAACGCCCGGCAGGAGGTGGAGCTTTCGGAGCACCGGCTCATCTGCTTTGACCTGGCGAAGGTGAAGGCAGACCCCGACCTCTACCCGGTGGTGGCCATGCTCATCACGGAGCTGTCGCTGGACCTGTTCCGCAAGTTCCCGGACGACATCAAATACATCGCCCTGGACGAGGCGTGGGCCATGCTCTCCGGCGGGGTGATGGAGGAGTTCATCGTCTCCATGTACCGCACGATCCGGAAAACGAACGGCTCCATCACCATCATCACGCAGGGGATCGGGGAAATCGTCGAAAGCCGGATCGGCTATGCCCTGATCAACAACAGCTCGACGAAGATCATCCTGCGGCACGCCAACCCGGATTCCCTCGCCCAGTTGCAGATCCCACTGGGGCTCACGGACCACGAAATGGACCTGATCCGATCCGTCCGGTCCACGTCGGAATTCCGGGAGTTTTTCATCAAGCAGGGGTCGAAAGGGAAGGTGTACGTGCTGGAGGCGTCCCCGGAGCTGAGCGCCGTCCTGAGCTCCAAGCCGGCCGAACGGAACCATTTGAACCGGCTGGTGAAGCGCTACCAGCAGCAGCGCCGCCGGTTTGCCCGTGACCGGTACGGGAATGTCAGGATGGAAGGCGGACTGCCGGTGTTCGAAACCTATACCGAGCAGCGCCTGGACTACGCCGTGGAGCAGTTCACGGAAGACAAGCGGGCGGGCCTATTGGGGAAATGAGATGGAGACACAACTACTTTTCGTCGCCCATGGAATCAATGACGGGTTCCTGAGGGCCTGTGACGAGTCGCTGGAGACGGTGCTGGCCATCTGCCGGTTCATCACGCCCACGTTCATGAGCATTGCCCTGATCGTTTCCATCGGGCGGGGCTACCTGTCCGGCTATGGCCTGCAGATGGACCTCTCACCGGTGGTCAAGGCGCTGGCCCTCTTCCTCCTGCTCTTTTTCTACCGGGACCTGACCCATATCCTGGGGGCGGGGATAAAAGGGGTCACCCAGCTTTTTGACGGCTCGGGGAACGTGGGGGAGGCCCTGCAGAAACTGACGGCGCCACCCGGGATTGTGGCGGCGGCCCAGGCGGACACGGTGGCCCCGGCGGACGTCGTGGAGCAGGGCGGCGCCTGGTACTCCAAAATCTACCACAGCATCGCCAACTTCTCCCTCATGAACCTGATCACGGAGTTTTTCACCACGACCACCGTCCTGTTTATCCGCCAGATCGTGCTCTTCATCCGGCAGTTCGTGCTGGGCTTCCTCTACGTGGTGGGCCCGCTGGCCATCTGCCTTTCCGTGGTGCCGGCATTCTCCGGCCTGGCCGGCAAGTGGCTCCAGAACTTCATCGCGGTGCAGTTCTGGGCGCTGACCATGAACCTGCTCGATTTGATCTACACCAACTTCGCAAACCAGAACACCACCGAGGGAGGGGTGCTGGGCGGCATGGTGACCATCGGCCAGACCTACAACGATGCGCAGTTCCTGGTGATGTCCGTCGCCTTCATCATCCTGTACTGCATGGTGCCCACTTTGACGGGCTACTTCATCGGCTCCACCGCCGTGCAGTCTTTCATCGGCACCACCTTGGGGATGGCAGCAGGGGCGGCAGGGACTGTTGGTGCAGTCGTATCACCCCCAGCCACTGGAGGAGGAGTTTCGGGCGTATTGGGCAGAGCCATGGGTTTTGGCAGCACCGCAGTTCCTCCGAGTGGAGGGCTACAGGAAGGCAGGGCCTCTACATCCGGGGAGAGTGTAAACTACTCTACTCCCCAGATGCCCTCCGGAAATGCAGAACCGACTTCTGTCAGGTATAACGGGGGCTCTCCCATGGCTACAACTACATCAGGTTGGGAAGGAGGGTCTTCCGGGGAGAATGCTTCGGGGAATGACTATGGTGATGATTCCTATCTCTCTCCCACGGATGGTTCACAAGTCCCTTCCATGGGTACGGTGGACTATCCCTACCATGGTGGGGAGGGGGACTCCTTTACAGACTACTACTTCGACGGGAACTTGGATAGCGAGGAGCCTTACAGCGACCGGTACGATGAAGATTGATATTGTTGCACCTACTACAACCCAGATCAATATGAGTACAATCAAAGACTTGAACACCTCTTTCAAAACCATGCAAATTATTTCACTGGCCTGCATCGTCGGGTTTGTCGTGCTCGCACTGGGCGCGGGATACGGGTTCTACAAGGTAACCCAGAATGCGGGCCGTAGGGTGTATGTGGTGACGAACTCAGGCTCGGCTGCGGCGCTGGCGGTCGGGGCAGATGTCCGTACCCCCTTTGAGGCCAGAAACATGGTGAAGGGTTTCATGAAAACCATGTTCGGCCATGACCAATATACCTTCAAGCAGAACCTGGACGCCGCACTGCCCTTGATCGAAGGGGCCGGGGGACGTCGGATTTTCGAGAACTTCAACCGGGGGCAGGTCCTGCAGAACTACCAGCGTTACTCCGCCCGCTCCGTCCTGGACGTGGACAGCATCCACTTAGACATGAAGACGCGGCCTTTCTCAGGAAGGGTGTACACCAAACAGCGGATCTTCATCGGGGACCAGCAGAGGCAGAGCCTCCCGATGGCCGCCCGCTTCAACTTGGTGGAGACGGAACGCTCCGATGAAAACCCCTACGGCCTGCTGATCACCGATTTCGACTACATCCCCTATAACCCGCCGGTCTCCCGCGAGGAAAAAGAGTTCCTCCAGCAGCAGGAAGCGGAGCGGCAAAGGAGATTGCAGGAGGCGGCCGCCGGGGCGGGGGTCACACCGCCCGGATATGCAAACCCAACCCTTGGGGAAACCTCTGCTGCGGAACCTGGGCCTATGCCACTCCGGCAATAATTTTCACCTAACATAAACATCATGAGAAATCTTCGCTACACGTTTGCTTTCCTTTGGTGGATATGGGCGATGGGCGAGGCCCTTGCCCAGGAGGCAAGCCCGCTCCTGGATATCGCCGTCTCGGATTCCTCTACCACCTACCTCGTGTTCAATGGGCCGGTATCCCTGGTCGATGTGGGCATGGCCAACAACTACCAGGTGAAAATAGAGGCCAATGCGGTCTTCGTCCGGGCTAGGAAGAAGAACCCGGCACCGACCCCGATTCTCATCCGCCACGGTTCGAACTACTGGATGGGGCGACTGGTGTACAGCGCCAACCCTGTGTTGAAGCTGTATGACTTCAAAGGAGCCACCCTGGCATCTGGGACCACCGGCCAGGGCGCTTCAGGCAGCCTGACCGGGAACCCCCTGGCCTTAAGCGCCCCCATTAGAAGGGAGGAAGTGGAAAGAAAGCTCTCCAGACTGGGGCAGGAGAAGGAAGAGCATCGGGCAGTGGCTGTGGTCGGCAATGGCCTGGTACTGTCGCTGGCCAATGTCCGCAACGACAAAAAGTTCACCTACCTGCGCCTCAAGGTCATCAACAGGACGAACATCGATTATCTGGTGGACATCACGGACTTTCAGCTCGTGGAGAACGCCAAAGGGAAATTCCTGGGCAAAAAGAAAAACCAGGCCCGTCGCCCCCTTGCCCCGGCGGGTGGTGAGGCAAACCAGAACATCGAAGGGCGCTCCACCGGGTACCTGACCTATGCAATCCCGCTTTACGCGGCCACCAATGACGGGTACCTGGAGGTAACCCTTCGGGAGCTCCATGGGGCAAGGGTATTGGTATTGCCTATTCCCAGTAGATTGATCAATCGGGCCAAGACCATTTAAACATTCAGAAATGGAAATCATAGACGAAAACTACCATAGCGGAAACCTGGGGGAGACAACCCCCGCAAGGGATAGCCACGGTTACCATAGGAGAAAACCTTTGGAGGAAGCCCTGAGGGAACATTGGTTCCAAGTCCTGATGGGTTTGGTGGTGGTACTCTTCGCCGGCCTTTTCCTCTGGCTGCGCACGGCCCAGAGCGCGGCCCGGGAGAACATTGATCCCGTAGCCGCAGCCTCTGTCAATATTGAGCAGGCGATTCCGGAAGTGGCCATTGATAGGATCGAAAATAAAACTCCCTCCGCTATCCTGGAGGAACAAAGGAAGCTGGAATTAGAGGCCCGAAACGCTGCCCCCCAGCCAACCGGGGAGGAAGTGGCAAGTGCTTTTGTCACCGATACGTCAGGACAGGCCGCCCGGAGGCAGCTGCGGAACGGGCCGCAGGCTTTGCGGCAGAGCCGGGCGGAGGCAATGGAGGTGCGGCATTCCTCGGTAGGGCATTTCCGAACGGGTTCCCACACTGCCGGAAGTATCCCTGGCAGGGGGCGTCCGATAGCGTCAAATGATCCTCCGCAGCCTCAATATGACAGTGACGGAACCCCTTTTGAAACGAACCAGGAAATCCTGCGGATGCTCGCCGCCTCTTCTCCCCAGACGAGGCAGGTGTATGAACAGACCACCGGCAGGAGGTACCGGGAACCCGGGAAGGGCAATGTTTCCAAACCTGCACCGGCCTCCCAGACGCCTGGCTCGGATGGCTTCTACACCTACAAAGCTTCCAGCGGCCGGTTCAACCCCAGTGCAGCGGGCCACAACCCGGCAGACGGCCCTACCCCGGATGCCTTCTTCAGGTGCGTGGTTTCCGGGAAACAGAGAATCCGTAGCGGCTCCGCGGTGATCATGCGCCTGCTGGAGGATGCCGTGATATCCGGGGTGACCTTTCCCAGGAACATGGTATTCGCCGGTGTGGCCAAGGTTGAGGCGAACCGGGTCACCCTGCAGATCGACCGGCTGGGACCGACGAGGGTGAAAGCGGATATCTATGACCTCAACTACTTGCCTGGCATAATGATAGACCCTGAAAAGCGGGTCGCCAAAGAGCTGGACCAAGGGTTCGGCGATCTTCAGCGGCAGGCAAGCCAGGAGATCAGCACGGCCATAGACCGATCCGCCTCCAGCGCCAATTCAGTGCTTGGGGTAGCCGGCCGGGTGGCGGCTAACGTGGTCTCTCGGCCCAGGACGCGCCAAAGGCAGCGGGACGTGCTGCTGCCGGACGGGTATCCCGTCTTGATCACTTCGGCCGCGGCAGGCCAAATGGAGTCAGCCGGCTTGTAGTAAGGATCCAGTGTTCTAACATTAAAATTAAAAGGGATGAGAAAGCTTGTTTTAACGGTAGCGGCGGCGGGGGTATTGGTCACCCGACCCGCTAACACAGATGCCCAGTTCGTGGTGAATGACCCTATCCACATGGGGGTCCATATCGGGGAATTCGCCAAACGCCTCGCCCAGTGGTCAGAGACCGTTCAGAATTACCAGGTGATAAAGGATGCCCGCACAATAGCCGGGGTAACAAAGGACCTCACCGGGGAGGTAAAGGATCTCACCTCTGAGGGCCTTGCGCTTCAACGCCGGATCCAGGAAGACCTGAGGAAAGTGCATAGTATCGTGGACCTTCGAATTTCCAACCCTGCTGAACTG
This region includes:
- the pelA gene encoding pectate lyase, yielding MMNNPLKNFLLVSLLNVALSALAVGQGKQPVKPGDYLGMRWSQVASQMPAEWYASREAWMVAENVLLTQREVGGWAKNKPYHHVFTEGEKAQFTKERQEIGATFDNGATITELKFLARVYASQKDERYKAAFEKGLAYVLTAQYGNGGWPQFFPLRQGSSVAYASHVTYNDDAMVNIMKFLRDIHGDKGDYRALQVPGATKEKAREAFDKGIGCILASQIRVNGRPTVWCAQHDRNTLVPANARKYELASFSGAESVGITQLLMGLQNPSSQVIAAVQGAVAWFEKNKVEGIRLEKKTIEGGKSDLTVVQDRSAPAIWARFYDLNTQKPFFCDRDGVMKFSLAEIGHERRNNYGWYTDTPHKILQAYPGWVKKWGVK
- a CDS encoding sensor histidine kinase; protein product: MLDRPYQKITKLTGAVPYTISKVKKAMAKGEVKKLQSTLDGLMELLRYQGTTGPEALFLRFGEVYYALEYGFAGVIRELQAEIRTDFAEGETIVLPSAYLESILKNLLGNALKYRSPDRKPQVWVSTTMLPGHVLLRVRDNGVGIDPEKHRDQLFKPFERFHASTEGTGLGLHMISNIVQRNGGHIEVESQPGLGTTFSVYLREYPLPGA
- a CDS encoding toprim domain-containing protein, which codes for MMERKALENDPQELERFKQDIDLVAYAQSQGYQLKSQGKRGDWHHLVHDGEHLIISRKNHKQVYLNPGDDRDRGTIIDFVKTRENMNLGEVRLHLREYLNGNPSPPQLPVGDTGPISSGAGSSQGKGKEGPDDEEIRRTRLISEVLGVRRELSDRSYLHSRGITDATIDNPAFQGRVFTSQQNGHRNTAFPLYNEKGLASVEQKNKDFKSLLELPKDGIWVSHPTQGKGTPIERLVVTESAIDAMSYHQLKHDGKNTMYIATAGTVTERQTELIQRIIDKQVPREIVLADDRDAAGRRYNINYLNDLQMARSFRPLADQEAYGEAARPISWHATLGRYHTNLRVDFHHASAQEGEKIVQPLLRQAAHLNSSQEEPSIEVTIQRSTEKDTVVKLSAARADTAQLEILSQELYRQREKLRPETERQPANFIRVDYPLSKDFNRDLELTLQGLTPEQIRQQARLEETERHLRERQPGEAGQERLPAGTSPAVSPQKQMEKEAGTEKQAMVQVKEIDRGHGAKGRAEAVRDTLERSGAMVGDIHSIRQEGARFSEMSVRYRTNQEEIGKISRALDAVGNQKGNSVLEHPSDRAERRDLAGKARVDRVAQQEIAR
- a CDS encoding VirB4 family type IV secretion system protein; protein product: MRKERTVPFEAVMPVHSFEGNKVVFKDGRVGVGFQVEPAEMESWTPQDFTSFNQALLGMMRPLPVNTIIQKTDIYYDRPYRADKREQTYFEGKMNKHFFERLVLFQRSYLFLSFAPVEGKPVRTNALNALVSRMGESLIRNPFERVANTLELAESAAQEFAAALAGTGEVQVQRLGTEAIRDLYHQYFNLQFDTVPKRQEREISNGAGTLAVGEHKVSILSLVGQGSEQHPAVRNGYGVTAPMVYPLTVSLPCPHVLTQAFLLQDTRAALSSLDTDRKLNTSLARLATQDNQLRALEIEQFTAEVRAGSKQIIGLHLSVLLWEANDFLRRENIEKTTAAFRSIFGMESVVESHLSLPLYFGLLPGNAFQIPDRWLVTSADRGVCHMHWTATYRTDRVGEYFCDRQRNLLQVNLFNTDLDNQNAIVIGPSGSGKSYTFGYIVVQRHERQARQILIDIGGTYRNVVQSLNGADFGNTYFEYDPENPIEFNPFLVPRSPDGTRWRYSDEKLNFHLALLAVLWKGGGDSAPLSKPERAILSRFLIQYYKYLNGEGDGSQGEGEMPGMAGFLRFVRRFDDDMRRPAEHPDGKGEMREQYRKDMAYFDLHQFFLVLAQFTEGGRYEKVLNARQEVELSEHRLICFDLAKVKADPDLYPVVAMLITELSLDLFRKFPDDIKYIALDEAWAMLSGGVMEEFIVSMYRTIRKTNGSITIITQGIGEIVESRIGYALINNSSTKIILRHANPDSLAQLQIPLGLTDHEMDLIRSVRSTSEFREFFIKQGSKGKVYVLEASPELSAVLSSKPAERNHLNRLVKRYQQQRRRFARDRYGNVRMEGGLPVFETYTEQRLDYAVEQFTEDKRAGLLGK